A stretch of the Psychroserpens sp. Hel_I_66 genome encodes the following:
- a CDS encoding YfhO family protein yields the protein MTFSFKKFLPHILVLIGFVVISLAYFSPVLQGKKIKQSDIMHYIGMAEQQKEFKATTGEETYWTNSAFGGMPTYQLGARYPHNYIKKVDSVLRFLPRPADYLFIYFLGFYILLLCLKVDFKLAALGALAFGFSTYLIIILGVGHNSKAHAIAYMPLVLAGIVLTFRQKYIGGFLLTAVALGLEIGANHFQMTYYLMLLVLVLGIAYLIDAFRKKMLPHFFKSVGLMVVALVIAIGLNATNIMATQEYVTESTRGQSELTINPDGSPKEVTSGLSKDYITEYSYGLTETFNLYIPRFLGGGSGEDVGKDSEVYKFFRNIGASPTQALQESQQTPTYWGEQTIVEAPAYVGAVIIFLFVFALFLVRGRLKWWLVGGTILSLLLSYGKNLGFLTDFFIDYVPLYNKFRAVSSIQVILELCIPVLAIFGLVKLFNDFDKDEKKLKALKISLGIAGGLALIFLLFKSTLFEFVGANDGYYRQAYGEYGQGYIDALKEDRKAFFTQDTLRTLILVLLSAGTIFMFIKKKFSETVVVGIFAILILFDLVGVDRRYVNTDNFVSASKVDQPYIANAADTEILQDKDYFRVLDISSEGSRAPARAAYFHNSLSGYHAAKLKRFDELFDFHISRNNMNVLNMLNTKYFIAEEQGQVFPYVNEDANGNAWFVAEIEKLESANEEIKALDSLQTKIKAVTTAQELSTKRFNVDSTATITLTAHQPNKLNYKSSNTNDGFAVFSEMYYGNGWIATIDGNEAPIQRVNYALRGLQIPAGNHDIEFKFEPQVVQTGSMISLGSSVLFGLLLIGGVWFWFRKKETKTN from the coding sequence ATGACCTTTTCATTTAAAAAATTCTTACCACATATTTTAGTTCTTATTGGTTTTGTGGTAATTTCATTGGCATATTTTAGTCCGGTTTTACAGGGAAAAAAAATAAAGCAAAGCGATATCATGCACTATATTGGTATGGCAGAGCAGCAAAAAGAGTTTAAGGCTACAACCGGTGAAGAGACCTATTGGACCAATAGCGCCTTTGGCGGAATGCCAACCTACCAGTTAGGAGCTCGCTATCCTCACAATTATATCAAGAAAGTAGATTCGGTATTGCGATTTTTACCGCGTCCAGCAGATTATCTTTTCATTTATTTTTTAGGATTTTACATATTATTACTGTGCTTGAAAGTTGATTTTAAACTCGCTGCTCTGGGAGCATTAGCGTTTGGGTTTTCAACCTATCTCATTATTATTTTGGGTGTTGGGCATAACAGTAAAGCTCACGCTATTGCATACATGCCTTTGGTTTTAGCAGGTATTGTACTCACATTTCGACAGAAATATATTGGTGGTTTTCTTCTTACAGCAGTCGCCTTAGGTTTAGAAATTGGCGCCAACCATTTTCAAATGACCTATTATTTAATGCTGTTGGTACTCGTTTTAGGGATTGCCTATTTAATAGACGCATTCAGAAAAAAAATGTTGCCCCACTTTTTTAAATCTGTAGGGTTAATGGTCGTTGCGCTTGTTATCGCAATAGGTCTTAATGCTACAAACATAATGGCAACCCAAGAATATGTTACAGAAAGTACCCGTGGTCAAAGCGAACTGACCATCAACCCAGATGGCTCCCCAAAAGAAGTAACATCTGGCTTGAGCAAAGATTACATTACCGAATATAGCTATGGGCTCACAGAAACTTTCAACCTGTACATCCCAAGATTTTTGGGAGGTGGAAGCGGAGAAGATGTTGGTAAAGACTCAGAGGTTTATAAGTTTTTTAGAAATATAGGAGCGAGTCCAACTCAAGCTTTACAAGAATCACAACAAACACCAACATATTGGGGAGAACAAACCATTGTAGAAGCACCTGCTTATGTTGGAGCAGTTATCATTTTCTTATTTGTATTTGCCTTGTTTTTGGTAAGAGGTCGACTAAAATGGTGGCTTGTTGGTGGTACAATCTTATCCCTTTTATTATCCTACGGAAAAAACCTTGGCTTCCTAACCGACTTTTTTATCGATTATGTGCCTTTATATAATAAGTTTAGAGCAGTAAGTTCAATACAGGTAATTTTAGAATTGTGTATTCCTGTTCTGGCGATTTTTGGGTTGGTGAAACTATTTAACGATTTTGATAAAGATGAAAAGAAACTTAAAGCGCTCAAAATTTCTTTGGGAATTGCAGGAGGTTTAGCTTTAATATTTTTGTTATTTAAATCTACACTTTTTGAATTCGTCGGTGCTAACGATGGCTACTACAGACAAGCCTACGGTGAATACGGTCAAGGCTACATCGATGCACTTAAAGAAGATAGAAAAGCATTTTTTACCCAAGACACGTTGCGAACTTTAATTTTAGTATTGCTGTCTGCAGGAACGATTTTTATGTTCATCAAGAAGAAATTTTCCGAAACTGTAGTCGTTGGTATTTTTGCAATATTGATTTTATTTGATTTGGTTGGAGTAGATAGACGTTACGTCAATACAGATAATTTTGTGTCTGCTTCAAAAGTAGATCAACCTTACATTGCCAATGCAGCAGATACCGAAATTTTACAGGATAAAGACTATTTTAGGGTACTTGATATTTCTTCGGAAGGGAGCAGAGCTCCAGCAAGAGCAGCTTATTTTCATAATTCATTGAGTGGTTATCACGCAGCAAAATTGAAACGTTTTGATGAGTTGTTTGATTTTCATATTTCTCGAAATAACATGAACGTACTCAACATGCTCAACACCAAATATTTCATTGCAGAAGAGCAAGGGCAGGTGTTTCCTTATGTCAATGAAGATGCCAATGGTAATGCTTGGTTTGTTGCTGAAATAGAAAAACTAGAGTCTGCAAATGAAGAAATTAAAGCTTTGGATAGTTTGCAAACCAAAATAAAAGCGGTGACAACAGCTCAAGAATTATCAACTAAGCGATTTAATGTGGATTCTACAGCAACTATAACCTTAACAGCGCATCAACCTAATAAGCTCAATTACAAATCATCAAATACCAATGATGGTTTCGCAGTATTTTCTGAAATGTACTACGGGAACGGTTGGATAGCAACCATTGATGGTAATGAAGCACCAATACAACGTGTCAATTATGCATTAAGAGGTTTGCAAATTCCTGCAGGAAACCATGACATCGAATTTAAATTCGAACCACAAGTAGTACAAACCGGAAGTATGATTTCCCTTGGGAGTTCAGTTTTGTTTGGGTTATTGTTAATTGGTGGAGTTTGGTTTTGGTTTAGGAAGAAAGAAACTAAAACTAATTAA
- a CDS encoding transporter, whose product MKLTKKAFSFIFFISVQLTFAQYTEVINSNRPGVSKSAFSVGTNVAQLEVGPYIVKEEHTPLKYDVSGFGVDFTARYGLLFEQLELNIEGTYQNDTFTDNRSIISSEDKRSNFKQFTIGAKYLVYDPYKNAEEEKPNLYSYHANRSFKWKSLIPAVAVYAGANFDTKNNPYTAPGIEGFSPKIMVATQNNFSGGWVLVTNFIKDRIGTDYSDFTYILTLTHSFSPQWVIFAETQGIQSDFYADNLFRFGGAYLWSKDFQLDTAVTFNSKDTPSVFGVNFGMSYRFDFHVDKEDNGNSREDADKRKPNKKGKGKNKRTDDFDDDGSL is encoded by the coding sequence ATGAAATTAACCAAAAAAGCTTTCTCTTTTATATTTTTTATTAGCGTTCAGCTCACTTTTGCCCAATATACAGAAGTTATAAATTCAAATAGACCTGGAGTTTCTAAGAGTGCTTTTTCCGTAGGAACAAATGTTGCACAATTAGAAGTTGGACCCTATATAGTTAAAGAAGAACACACACCTCTCAAATATGATGTATCTGGTTTTGGAGTAGATTTTACAGCACGTTACGGGTTGCTTTTTGAACAATTGGAACTTAACATTGAAGGGACATATCAAAACGACACGTTTACAGATAACCGTTCTATTATTTCTTCGGAAGATAAACGGTCTAACTTCAAGCAATTTACAATTGGAGCTAAATATCTGGTTTATGATCCCTACAAAAATGCGGAAGAAGAAAAGCCAAATCTGTACAGCTATCATGCCAACCGTTCCTTTAAATGGAAATCGTTAATTCCCGCAGTTGCAGTTTACGCTGGCGCAAATTTTGATACAAAAAACAATCCATACACAGCGCCAGGTATTGAAGGCTTTAGCCCTAAAATAATGGTTGCAACACAAAATAATTTTTCTGGAGGTTGGGTTTTAGTCACCAATTTTATAAAAGATAGAATTGGTACCGATTATTCAGATTTCACATACATTCTAACCCTTACACATAGCTTTAGTCCGCAATGGGTGATTTTCGCAGAAACACAGGGAATTCAAAGTGATTTTTATGCAGATAATTTATTTCGATTTGGAGGTGCTTACCTTTGGAGCAAAGATTTTCAATTAGATACTGCTGTCACCTTTAACAGTAAGGATACACCTTCGGTTTTTGGTGTTAACTTCGGAATGTCCTATCGATTCGATTTCCACGTTGACAAAGAAGACAATGGCAATTCGAGAGAAGATGCCGACAAAAGAAAACCTAATAAAAAGGGTAAAGGAAAAAATAAGAGAACAGACGACTTTGATGATGACGGAAGCCTTTAA
- a CDS encoding DUF4834 family protein has product MLQEASLYGFLRTILIILLIYYGIKIFTRLFAPYLMRYMSKKMQEKFEGQFRQQQQQRPKEKEGETVIDKIPNKDSSSNKKVGEYIDYEEID; this is encoded by the coding sequence ATGTTACAGGAAGCATCATTATATGGTTTTTTGAGAACCATTCTTATCATACTCTTGATATATTATGGTATAAAAATCTTTACTCGCTTGTTCGCTCCATATTTGATGCGCTACATGTCTAAAAAAATGCAGGAAAAATTTGAAGGCCAGTTTAGACAGCAGCAGCAGCAACGTCCCAAAGAAAAAGAGGGAGAGACAGTTATTGATAAAATACCAAATAAGGACTCATCATCTAACAAAAAAGTAGGTGAATATATTGATTATGAAGAAATAGATTAA
- a CDS encoding APC family permease: MSDKISLKNAISIGIGGMVGGGIFAVLGLAVTLSKGATPIAFLFAGIVAFITSYSYVKLTLKFPDSGGTVKFINQGFGRSIFSGSINNLLWVSYIIMLSLYASAFGSYAPNLLEITHDTTVDQHIYSSAIIIIATIINYYSVKVVSSIESYSVAIKLVILIAFIGIGIYGLFGNANLTQLSTKNWESPIQILTAGMVIFVAYEGFELIANAGADIINPEKNIPKAFYYSVGFVILLYIIISIVTVGSLSFESIKSAEEYVLAEASKPMLGKVGFTIMTIAALISTFSAINATLYGGSRVSYVIAKDDELPHELTSKLWNQPIGLIITMIATLILVNFLNLESISTAGSVGFLIIFATVNYTGFKISEKINSKKWIPLTGFILCALSLIVLIIKQFQSNKTGVIVAISIVIFCFLVETIYKKTEKKA; this comes from the coding sequence ATGTCTGACAAAATAAGTTTAAAAAATGCTATTTCTATCGGTATTGGCGGTATGGTTGGTGGTGGTATATTTGCTGTGCTGGGTTTAGCTGTAACACTATCAAAAGGTGCAACTCCCATAGCTTTTCTTTTTGCAGGTATCGTGGCGTTTATAACTTCATATTCTTACGTAAAACTTACCTTGAAATTTCCAGATAGTGGTGGTACAGTCAAATTTATAAACCAAGGTTTTGGTCGATCAATTTTTAGTGGCTCTATAAATAATCTACTTTGGGTGAGCTACATCATAATGCTCTCCCTATATGCATCTGCATTTGGATCATATGCGCCAAACCTTTTAGAAATTACTCATGATACTACTGTTGATCAACATATCTATTCTAGTGCTATTATAATTATCGCAACCATTATTAATTATTATAGTGTAAAAGTGGTTTCTAGTATAGAGTCTTATTCCGTAGCCATAAAACTCGTTATCCTTATTGCGTTTATTGGCATAGGTATCTATGGTCTCTTCGGAAATGCAAATCTAACACAACTTTCAACCAAGAACTGGGAAAGTCCAATACAGATTCTCACCGCTGGAATGGTAATTTTTGTAGCTTACGAAGGTTTTGAACTGATTGCCAATGCGGGAGCAGATATTATAAACCCTGAAAAAAACATTCCAAAAGCGTTTTACTATTCAGTTGGTTTTGTAATTCTTTTGTACATCATAATCTCAATTGTTACCGTTGGTTCACTTTCGTTTGAAAGTATAAAATCTGCTGAGGAATATGTGCTTGCAGAAGCTTCAAAACCCATGTTGGGCAAAGTGGGATTCACAATTATGACCATTGCAGCACTCATTTCTACGTTCTCTGCTATTAACGCAACACTTTATGGTGGCAGTCGTGTAAGCTATGTTATCGCAAAAGATGATGAACTACCGCACGAACTTACCAGTAAACTTTGGAACCAACCTATTGGATTGATCATAACAATGATTGCTACATTGATTTTAGTTAATTTTTTAAATCTGGAAAGCATTTCTACCGCAGGAAGTGTAGGTTTTCTAATTATTTTTGCAACTGTAAATTATACTGGTTTTAAAATTTCAGAAAAGATAAATTCTAAAAAATGGATTCCGTTAACTGGTTTTATTCTTTGCGCATTATCCTTGATTGTTTTAATAATTAAACAGTTTCAAAGCAATAAAACAGGAGTTATTGTTGCAATTTCGATAGTTATTTTTTGTTTTCTTGTGGAGACTATCTATAAAAAAACTGAGAAAAAAGCATAA